Proteins encoded in a region of the Zea mays cultivar B73 chromosome 2, Zm-B73-REFERENCE-NAM-5.0, whole genome shotgun sequence genome:
- the LOC103648926 gene encoding uncharacterized protein, producing the protein MPASAIRVLAAALRPGMPPRSPRHLRPRPALHGRKGVIPGITSATAPTILALTPLSIEGRVPFQGLPLRQPPPFSPSSALRHPHPHPPPPSSSYAQVFGALLLPLPSPHIWIRGSLRLPRKGPTTRERGRRCGSKLPGCLDIIQPAPSSIRNKLKRPRLMSWSAVQIVGNFAPVGEQSPTSSSTTLAKAGGSKARVTEIFVVTVSGSKVPCLAFGTRKASFLLEVPLSVVASLFDEGHSGGHAVDIGIVIEEHLNPVVHACKGEPESCRD; encoded by the exons atgCCCGCCTCCGCGATTCGCGTCCTTGCCGCTGCTCTCCGTCCAGGGATGCCTCCGCGGTCGCCCCGCCATCTTCGCCCTCGCCCCGCTCTCCATGGAAGGAAGGGCGTCATTCCAGGGATTACCTCTGCGACAGCCCCCACCATTCTCGCCCTCACCCCGCTCTCCATCGAAGGAAGGGTGCCATTCCAGGGATTACCTCTGCGGCAGCCCCCACCATTCTCGCCCTCATCCGCTCTCCGCCATCCTCACCCCCACCCGCCCCCGCCATCCTCCTCCTACGCGCAAGTCTTCGGTGCCCTTCTCCTGCCCCTGCCATCCCCGCATATTTGGATCCGGGGTTCGCTCAGGTTGCCTCGCAAGGGCCCCACCACGCGCG AACGGGGTCGCCGGTGTGGATCGAAACTACCTGGGTGCCTTGACATCATTCAACCAGCGCCGAGCTCCATCCGCAACAAACTCAAGCGGCCCCGCCTCATGTCCTGGTCAGCGGTGCAGATCGTCGGGAACTTCGCCCCCGTCGGTGAGCAGTCACCGACTTCGTCTTCAACGACTTTGGCGAAGGCAGGCGGCTCCAAAGCGCGCGTCACAGAGATCTTCGTCGTCACTGTGTCCGGCAGCAAGGTCCCATGCCTCGCGTTTGGGACCAGGAAGGCGTCGTTCCTCTTGGAGGTGCCGCTCAGCGTTGTTGCCTCGCTCTTTGACGAGGGCCATAGTGGGGGTCACGCCGTTGATATCGGCATCGTGATCGAGGAGCACCTGAATCCTGTCGTACATGCCTGCAAGGGTGAACCTGAATCTTGTCGTGATTGA